One segment of Brassica napus cultivar Da-Ae chromosome C3, Da-Ae, whole genome shotgun sequence DNA contains the following:
- the LOC106430334 gene encoding glutathione S-transferase T3-like, whose amino-acid sequence MNDLVGKFCGAYEAATRERSSGQNENDVLKLAHEIFFNSYNKKFMLEHAWKEIRNDQKLCDLSSSKAERSSKRRRCDEGAQSSTSHASETNIGEADQSTIWPPGVKAAKGLGKKTHASGKALAEFQSMWDIKKEDLVMKERLTKMKLLDRLIAKPEPLAEGEEAPKNKLINEFLSN is encoded by the coding sequence ATGAATGATCTGGTTGGCAAGTTCTGTGGCGCGTATGAAGCTGCCACCAGAGAGAGAAGTAGTGGCCAAAACGAGAATGATGTTCTCAAGCTAGCTCATGAGATCTTCTTCAACAGCTACAACAAGAAATTTATGCTTGAACATGCGTGGAAGGAGATTCGAAACGATCAGAAATTGTGTGACCTGTCCAGTTCTAAAGCGGAGAGAAGCTCTAAAAGGAGAAGGTGCGATGAAGGTGCACAATCCTCAACCTCTCACGCCTCTGAAACCAACATTGGTGAAGCTGATCAATCAACCATTTGGCCCCCGGGTGTTAAGGCAGCAAAGGGGCTTGGTAAGAAGACGCATGCATCGGGGAAGGCACTGGCTGAGTTTCAGAGTATGTGGGACATCAAGAAGGAGGATCTGGTTATGAAAGAAAGGCTGACAAAAATGAAGCTACTTGATAGGTTAATTGCAAAACCAGAACCACTTGCTGAGGGTGAAGAAGCTCCGAAGAACAAGCTAATTAATGAGTTTTTGTCTAATTAG